In a genomic window of Nocardiopsis mwathae:
- a CDS encoding Crp/Fnr family transcriptional regulator encodes MYNGTWPAGTFMSRLGEAARADLLGLTQTRTYPTGTALLRQGHVENTVYVLRSSQPGDSACVKVTSRLPNGVETLLAVRVSGDVVGEMGPLRGSAPMATVTTCSPTIAQAIPTPVFMNFLDRNRDAWGVIGSVLGDRLEWAERRRTDFAVYEVPVRLARVLVDLVDRHGAMTDDGLDLGVRLSQAELGRLIGAREDAVGQAVRRLREDGYIRSRYRKVTVIDLDGLRAFADLV; translated from the coding sequence ATGTACAACGGAACATGGCCCGCGGGGACGTTCATGTCCCGGCTTGGTGAGGCTGCCCGTGCGGATCTTCTCGGACTGACGCAGACGCGGACGTACCCGACGGGCACGGCGCTTCTGCGGCAGGGGCACGTGGAGAACACGGTCTACGTCCTCCGATCGTCGCAGCCAGGCGACTCCGCGTGCGTCAAGGTCACCTCCCGCCTGCCCAACGGCGTCGAGACCCTGTTGGCGGTCCGCGTCAGCGGTGATGTGGTCGGCGAGATGGGGCCGCTGCGTGGGTCGGCTCCGATGGCGACGGTGACCACGTGCTCGCCGACGATCGCCCAGGCGATCCCCACCCCCGTGTTCATGAACTTCCTGGACAGGAACCGGGATGCGTGGGGCGTGATCGGATCTGTGCTCGGTGATCGCCTGGAATGGGCGGAGCGCCGCCGGACCGATTTCGCGGTGTACGAGGTTCCGGTGCGCCTCGCCCGGGTTCTGGTCGATCTCGTCGACCGCCATGGGGCGATGACCGACGATGGGCTCGATCTGGGGGTGCGGCTCTCCCAGGCGGAGCTCGGCCGGCTCATCGGCGCCCGGGAGGACGCCGTGGGGCAGGCAGTGCGCAGGCTCCGGGAGGACGGCTACATCCGGTCGCGCTACCGGAAGGTGACCGTGATCGACCTCGACGGCCT